One Gossypium hirsutum isolate 1008001.06 chromosome A11, Gossypium_hirsutum_v2.1, whole genome shotgun sequence genomic window carries:
- the LOC107922757 gene encoding uncharacterized protein: MGNCQATDAATLVLQHPCGKVERFYWPMSAREVMKTNPGHYVALLISTTLYHSHRNNNDKAPQGTSSKTNVNPVRLTRIKLLRPTDTLLLGHVYRLITTQEVMKGLYAKKHAKMKKSQQESDPNEKDGQRSEPDKQNKVSKHDRQRARSTTSSNTGSRSKTWQPSLQSISEAAS; this comes from the exons atggggAACTGCCAAGCTACTGATGCAGCCACTCTGGTTCTTCAACACCCGTGTGGGAAAGTCGAGAGGTTTTATTGGCCGATGAGTGCTCGTGAGGTTATGAAAACGAACCCCGGTCATTATGTTGCTCTGCTTATCTCTACCACCTTATATCATTCACATCGAAATAACAACGATAAAGCTCCACAAGGAACCAGCAGCAAGACCAACGTCAACCCTGTTCGTTTAACCAGGATTAAGCTTCTCCGCCCCACTGATACTCTTCTTCTTGGCCATGTTTACAGGCTCATCACCACTCAAG AGGTTATGAAGGGATTGTACGCAAAGAAACATGCAAAGATGAAGAAAAGCCAACAAGAATCAGATCCAAATGAGAAAGATGGTCAGAGATCTGAGCCAGATAAGCAAAATAAG GTGAGCAAACATGACAGGCAGAGAGCAAGGTCAACAACATCAAGCAACACCGGTTCTAGATCGAAGACATGGCAGCCTTCATTACAAAGCATCTCTGAGGCAGCAAGCTAA
- the LOC107923310 gene encoding probable leucine-rich repeat receptor-like protein kinase At1g68400 produces MNLALKLVPLLSCITTWSSVLALIPIIGQYYPSEQAALWQLRDSVGSSNLYSNWTGPPCMNNQSRWGGIACSNGHVVHLVLDGIRLMGSLPPAFLNNLTLLTKLSMRNNSISGPLPNLGNLVGLEYVFLSRNLFTGSIPFDYVQLQSLKEIELQENYLQGEIPPFDQQSLIAFNVSYNSLEGPIPQTDVLRGFPESSYLHNSGLCGNPIKKQCPVPPAPSPSPSHSGKKSSFETRDLVFIISVSVLVPCLVIVVFLWYYKRRHRKETAKNSELGETAIELETKKMNASQRALDPERTAELEFFEKSIPAFDLDDLLRASAEVMGKGKLSTTYKASLESGLVVSVKRVKDMNGLSNKEFIQQMQLLGKLRHENLVQIISFYNSKQEKLIIYEFVPSANLFELLHENRGSARIPLNWGIRLSIIKDIAMGMNFLHQSLPNHKVPHANLKSSNVLVLRQTQNYHSKITDYGYYPLLSSRRSLEKLAVSRSPEFCEGKKLTNKADVYCFGIMLLEIITGRIPGDEISWGDEEKAEDLSEWVKVVVNNDWSTDILDVEILGTKEAHDEMLKLTNLALECTSAAPEKRPKMTDVLRRIEEIEQRKSDNG; encoded by the exons ATGAATTTAGCTCTAAAACTTGTACCTCTGCTTTCGTGCATTACGACGTGGAGCAGTGTCCTTGCGTTAATACCAATTATAGGCCAGTACTACCCGAGCGAACAAGCAGCATTGTGGCAATTGAGGGACTCCGTTGGTTCTTCCAACTTGTATTCGAACTGGACGGGGCCTCCTTGCATGAACAATCAAAGCAGATGGGGTGGCATTGCTTGTTCGAATGGCCACGTCGTACATCTCGTCCTTGATGGGATTCGGCTAATGGGATCTCTTCCGCCGGCGTTTTTAAACAACTTGACTCTCTTGACTAAACTAAGCATGAGAAACAATTCGATTTCCGGACCACTTCCGAATCTGGGCAACCTCGTGGGTTTGGAATATGTTTTCCTTTCGCGTAATCTGTTTACGGGTTCAATCCCTTTCGATTACGTTCAACTGCAGAGCCTGAAGGAGATAGAGTTGCAAGAGAATTATTTACAAGGAGAGATTCCGCCTTTCGATCAGCAAAGCTTGATCGCCTTCAACGTCTCGTATAATAGTCTCGAAGGCCCGATTCCTCAGACCGATGTGCTTCGAGGGTTTCCGGAAAGCTCTTATTTACATAACTCGGGTCTTTGCGGCAATCCTATAAAGAAGCAATGCCCAGTTCCGCCTGCCCCATCACCATCACCATCGCACAGCGGTAAAAAGAGTAGTTTTGAAACACGGGATTTGGTTTTCATTATCTCTGTCTCTGTCCTGGTTCCTTGCCTAGTTATTGTCGTCTTCTTATGGTATTATAAGAGAAGGCATAGAAAAGAAACAGCCAAAAACTCAG AACTAGGAGAAACTGCTATAGAGTTGGAAACTAAGAAAATGAATGCTTCTCAAAGGGCATTGGATCCAGAAAGAACAGCTGAATTAGAATTTTTTGAGAAGAGTATACCAGCTTTTGACTTGGATGATTTGCTGAGGGCATCGGCTGAAGTTATGGGCAAAGGGAAATTAAGCACTACGTATAAAGCTTCGTTGGAATCAGGACTTGTCGTTAGCGTGAAGAGAGTTAAAGATATGAATGGGTTAAGCAACAAGGAATTTATTCAGCAGATGCAGTTGTTAGGGAAGCTTAGGCATGAAAACCTGGTACAGATCATTTCTTTCTACAATTCCAAGCAGGAGAAGCTCATAATCTATGAATTTGTACCTTCTGCCAACTTATTCGAGTTATTACACG AAAATAGAGGTTCGGCAAGAATACCACTAAATTGGGGTATACGACTGTCTATAATCAAAGATATAGCAATGGGCATGAATTTCCTGCACCAGTCCTTACCTAATCACAAAGTTCCTCACGCCAATCTCAAGTCTTCAAACGTTCTGGTCCTTCGCCAAACCCAAAACTACCATTCCAAGATCACAGATTATGGTTACTACCCGTTGCTATCATCTCGAAGATCCTTAGAAAAGCTAGCCGTTAGTAGATCACCAGAATTCTGTGAAGGAAAGAAGTTAACGAACAAGGCCGACGTGTATTGCTTTGGTATTATGTTACTGGAGATCATAACAGGCAGGATCCCAGGAGACGAGATTTCGTGGGGGGATGAAGAAAAAGCTGAAGACCTGTCGGAGTGGGTTAAAGTTGTGGTCAACAATGATTGGTCGACGGATATATTGGACGTAGAGATTTTAGGAACGAAAGAAGCACACGATGAAATGTTGAAGCTTACAAATCTGGCTCTGGAATGTACCTCCGCCGCACCGGAGAAGCGGCCTAAGATGACTGATGTTTTAAGAAGGATAGAAGAGATCGAACAAAGAAAAAGTGATAATGGTTGA